In a genomic window of Quercus lobata isolate SW786 chromosome 4, ValleyOak3.0 Primary Assembly, whole genome shotgun sequence:
- the LOC115986436 gene encoding putative acyl-activating enzyme 19 isoform X3 translates to MQELYPLHSEELLLFKTSISFVDHLQEFLGAVLTACTLVIPPYKDLKENVFSVIDFLQAYSISRLTAVPSLMRLILPALQSQRNRAIASSLKVLVLSGEVLPLSLWDMLSKFLPETTILNLYGSTEVSGDCTYFDCKRLPMILEMETLTSVPIGVPISNCDVVLVGENDTSNEGEIYVAGACVSSGYFSDSTHSFLDSVKLPQNSICSGSIGHGNQFYFRTGDFARRLQSGDLVFLGRKDRTVKFNGHRIALEEIEDVLRGHPEVVDAAVILSKGQGELVVLEAFIVLREEISSETFRSSIRSWMVDKLPLAMLPNHFTITESIPVSSSGKVDYELLAGSGFLTKQVQDKIGDTGSSDLLRIITTAFCDALRVEEVSNDDDFFMMGGNSIAAAHLSHNLGIDMRLIYYFSSPSKIYLALLEKKEPWLLDVQKDDIWEMKFDEGRRSIFHSIKSETADPFLFKPREGLLRTSSGKNENNAVVSKRIKVDSNIHVIAEDGSPRDGYLWSSASEFTSCSVSRCNKVMYEGGRNDICQATWSAKISRDRKGSMQEFWKVHMESCVDASPMVVFKDPEIYLFIGSHSHKFLCVNAKSGSVQWEVKLEGRIECSAAVLADFSQVVVGCYKGKIYFLDFMHGNICWIFQTSGEVKSQPVVDVRRQLIWCGSHDHNLYALDYKNRCCVYKLSCGGSIFGSPVINEVHDTLYVASTSGRLTAISIMILPFNTLWLKELEVPVFGSPAINSLNGNVICCLVDGHVISLDSSGSIVWKYRTAGPIFAGPCISAALPSQVLICSRNGSIYSLELEKGELLWEYNIGDPITASAYVDEHLRLISDSSRSSDRLICVCSSSGSVCLLRVNLEVNRETSQLGIDVQEFARLDLQGDIFSSPVMIGGRIFVGCRDDYVHCIVVEIQSLLQS, encoded by the exons ATGCAAGAATTGTATCCCCTGCACAGTGAGGAACTTTTATTGTTCAAGACATCGATTAGCTTTGTTGACCATCTGCAAGAATTTCTTGGGGCTGTACTAACTGCTTGTACATTGGTTATACCTCCTTACAAGGACCTAAAAGAGAATGTATTTTCTGTTATTGACTTTCTGCAG GCTTATTCTATTAGTAGGCTTACTGCTGTTCCATCATTGATGAGGTTAATCCTTCCTGCTTTGCAAAGTCAACGTAATAGGGCCATTGCTAGTTCATTGAAAGTTTTAGTGCTAAGTGGTGAAGTTCTGCCTTTATCCTTGTGGGATATGCTTTCCAAGTTTTTACCAGAGACCACCATTTTGAATTTATATGGGAGTACAGAG GTGTCTGGTGATTGTACATATTTTGACTGCAAGAGGTTGCCAATGATTTTGGAGATGGAGACGCTAACAAGTGTTCCGATTGGTGTGCCTATTTCTAACTGCGATGTAGTTCTTGTTGGCGAAAATGACACATCCAATGAGGGAGAAATATATGTTGCCGGTGCATGTGTTTCTAGTGGATACTTTTCAGATTCTACTCATTCGTTTCTGGACTCTGTAAAATTGCCTCAGAACTCCATTTGTAGCGGTTCCATTGGCCATggaaatcaattttattttagaactGGTGATTTTGCTAGGCGGCTCCAGAGTGGTGACTTAGTTTTCTTGGGAAGAAAAGACCGCACTGTGAAGTTTAATGGGCATCGTATTGCTTTGGAGGAGATTGAAGATGTGTTAAGGGGACATCCTGAAGTAGTTGATGCTGCTGTGATTTTAAGTAAAGGTCAAGGGGAACTTGTGGTTCTTGAAGCATTTATAGTCTTAAGAGAGGAAATATCCAGTGAAACATTCAGATCTTCTATCAGAAGTTGGATGGTTGACAAACTTCCATTAGCAATGCTTCCTAACCATTTCACAATTACAGAGTCAATACCTGTGTCTTCTAGCGGAAAAGTTGATTATGAGTTGTTGGCAGGTTCAGGATTTCTCACTAAGCAAGTTCAAGATAAGATTGGTGACACGGGGAGCAGTGATCTGTTGCGCATTATTACGACG GCCTTTTGTGATGCTTTAAGGGTTGAAGAGGTCTCCAATGATGATGATTTCTTTATGATGGGTGGTAATTCTATTGCTGCAGCACATCTTTCTCACAATTTAGGGATTGATATGAGATTGATTTATTACTTTTCAAGTCCATCTAAGATTTATCTGGCTCTTCTAGAGAAAAAAGAACCGTGGCTTCTAGATGTCCAAAAGGATGATATTTGGGAAATGAAATTTGATGAGGGTAGGAGGAGcatttttcattccattaaatCTGAGACCGCAGATCCTTTTCTCTTTAAACCACGGGAGGGTTTATTGAGGACCTCTTCTGGAAAGAATGAGAATAATGCTGTAGTCTCTAAACGCATAAAGGTGGATTCAAATATACATGTTATTGCAGAAGATGGTAGTCCAAGGGATGGGTATTTATGGAGTTCTGCTTCAGAATTCACATCATGTTCTGTCAGCCGGTGCAACAAGGTCATGTATGAAGGGGGGAGGAATGATATATGTCAAGCAACCTGGTCTGCAAAAATTTCAAGAGATAGAAAAGGTTCTATGCAAGAATTTTGGAAAGTTCACATGGAGTCTTGTGTTGATGCATCACCAATGGTTGTATTTAAAGACCCGGAgatctatttatttattggatCTCACTCGCATAAATTTCTGTGTGTTAATGCCAAAAG TGGTTCTGTCCAGTGGGAGGTCAAATTAGAGGGGCGAATTGAATGTTCAGCTGCAGTTCTTGCCGATTTTTCTCAG GTTGTAGTTGGATGCTACAAaggcaaaatatattttcttgattttatgcATGGAAACATCTGCTGGATTTTCCAAACGTCTGGTGAG GTGAAGTCGCAGCCAGTCGTAGATGTACGCAGGCAATTGATTTG GTGTGGATCACATGATCATAACTTATATGCTCTTGACTACAAAAATCGTTGCTGTGTTTATAAGCTTTCATGTGGTGGGAGTATTTTTGGCTCGCCTGTAATTAATGAG GTGCATGACACACTTTATGTGGCTTCTACTAGTGGTCGTTTGACAGCTATATCAATTATG ATTTTACCATTTAATACTTTGTGGCTGAAAGAGTTAGAAGTGCCAGTGTTTGGGTCTCCCGCCATCAATTCTCTGAATGGAAATG TTATTTGTTGTTTGGTGGATGGACATGTTATCTCTTTGGACTCAAGTGGATCCATTGTCTGGAAG TATAGAACTGCTGGTCCAATATTTGCTGGACCCTGCATTTCTGCTGCTCTTCCTTCTCAG GTGCTTATATGTTCCAGAAATGGAAGTATTTATTCACTTGAACTG GAAAAGGGAGAACTACTGTGGGAATACAATATTGGAGATCCAATTACTGCATCTGCTTATGTTGATGAGCACTTACGGTTGATATCTGATTCTTCCCGTTCATCTGACAG GTTAATTTGTGTCTGTTCCAGTTCTGGAAGTGTATGTTTGCTTCGAGTTAACTTGGAGGTCAACAGAGAGACGAGTCAACTAGGAATAGATGTGCAGGAATTCGCTAGGTTGGACCTCCAGGGAGACATATTCTCTTCACCTGTAATGATTGGTGGCAGAATTTTTGTTGGTTGCAGGGATGATTATGTGCACTGCATTGTTGTTGAAATTCAAAGTCTATTGCAATCATAG
- the LOC115986436 gene encoding putative acyl-activating enzyme 19 isoform X1 yields MSDESQGLSKKRRKHSDCHCHCISHEFFRVASNHPNKVAVVHSQISTQLRTSGIVDNTDTDKPPLRVKSASPPFYDGDRLFTFSDLLTSVDSLTSRLRSILLGNGTHNEVAECAQMAKSFVPFVSSVERSIEYKDIYTPKVVGIYMPPSVEYIVAVLSILRCGEAFMPLDPSWPKERILSVVASSNADLIIGCTSSFGRSSRYWLDRSHWLIECSSCPVLCYSMEESLQEYICPTDFLWPCEIGKERLFCYLMYTSGSSGKPKGVCGTEKGLINRFIWMQELYPLHSEELLLFKTSISFVDHLQEFLGAVLTACTLVIPPYKDLKENVFSVIDFLQAYSISRLTAVPSLMRLILPALQSQRNRAIASSLKVLVLSGEVLPLSLWDMLSKFLPETTILNLYGSTEVSGDCTYFDCKRLPMILEMETLTSVPIGVPISNCDVVLVGENDTSNEGEIYVAGACVSSGYFSDSTHSFLDSVKLPQNSICSGSIGHGNQFYFRTGDFARRLQSGDLVFLGRKDRTVKFNGHRIALEEIEDVLRGHPEVVDAAVILSKGQGELVVLEAFIVLREEISSETFRSSIRSWMVDKLPLAMLPNHFTITESIPVSSSGKVDYELLAGSGFLTKQVQDKIGDTGSSDLLRIITTAFCDALRVEEVSNDDDFFMMGGNSIAAAHLSHNLGIDMRLIYYFSSPSKIYLALLEKKEPWLLDVQKDDIWEMKFDEGRRSIFHSIKSETADPFLFKPREGLLRTSSGKNENNAVVSKRIKVDSNIHVIAEDGSPRDGYLWSSASEFTSCSVSRCNKVMYEGGRNDICQATWSAKISRDRKGSMQEFWKVHMESCVDASPMVVFKDPEIYLFIGSHSHKFLCVNAKSGSVQWEVKLEGRIECSAAVLADFSQVVVGCYKGKIYFLDFMHGNICWIFQTSGEVKSQPVVDVRRQLIWCGSHDHNLYALDYKNRCCVYKLSCGGSIFGSPVINEVHDTLYVASTSGRLTAISIMILPFNTLWLKELEVPVFGSPAINSLNGNVICCLVDGHVISLDSSGSIVWKYRTAGPIFAGPCISAALPSQVLICSRNGSIYSLELEKGELLWEYNIGDPITASAYVDEHLRLISDSSRSSDRLICVCSSSGSVCLLRVNLEVNRETSQLGIDVQEFARLDLQGDIFSSPVMIGGRIFVGCRDDYVHCIVVEIQSLLQS; encoded by the exons ATGAGTGATGAAAGCCAAGGCCTTagcaaaaagagaagaaagcacAGTGATTGCCACTGCCACTGCATATCACACGAGTTCTTCAGAGTCGCATCCAATCACCCTAACAAAGTCGCCGTCGTCCATTCCCAAATCTCCACACAACTCCGCACCAGTGGCATCGTCGATAACACTGACACTGATAAGCCGCCGCTTCGTGTGAAATCGGCGTCGCCACCTTTTTACGACGGCGACCGCCTCTTTACTTTTTCTGATCTCCTAACCTCCGTTGATTCGCTCACCTCTCGCCTCCGCTCCATTCTCCTCG GTAATGGTACTCATAATGAGGTGGCTGAGTGTGCTCAAATGGCGAAATCTTTTGTGCCATTTGTGTCAAGTGTGGAGCGATCAATTGAGTATAAGGATATATATACTCCAAAAGTGGTGGGAATATACATGCCACCTTCAGTGGAATACATAGTTGCTGTTCTTTCTATATTGAGGTGTGGGGAGGCATTCATGCCGTTAGATCCATCATGGCCAAAGGAGAGGATCTTATCGGTTGTTGCTTCATCAAATGCTGATTTAATTATTGGGTGCACATCTTCATTTGGGAGGAGTAGCAGATACTGGCTTGATAGATCACATTGGCTAATAGAATGCAGCAGCTGTCCTGTCTTATGCTATTCCATGGAAGAAAGCCTTCAAGAGTATATATGTCCGACGGATTTTTTATGGCCTTGTgaaattggaaaagaaagattgttttgttatttgatGTACACTTCTGGATCATCTGGAAAGCCTAAAGGCGTTTGTGGCACTGAAAAAG GTCTTATAAATCGCTTTATATGGATGCAAGAATTGTATCCCCTGCACAGTGAGGAACTTTTATTGTTCAAGACATCGATTAGCTTTGTTGACCATCTGCAAGAATTTCTTGGGGCTGTACTAACTGCTTGTACATTGGTTATACCTCCTTACAAGGACCTAAAAGAGAATGTATTTTCTGTTATTGACTTTCTGCAG GCTTATTCTATTAGTAGGCTTACTGCTGTTCCATCATTGATGAGGTTAATCCTTCCTGCTTTGCAAAGTCAACGTAATAGGGCCATTGCTAGTTCATTGAAAGTTTTAGTGCTAAGTGGTGAAGTTCTGCCTTTATCCTTGTGGGATATGCTTTCCAAGTTTTTACCAGAGACCACCATTTTGAATTTATATGGGAGTACAGAG GTGTCTGGTGATTGTACATATTTTGACTGCAAGAGGTTGCCAATGATTTTGGAGATGGAGACGCTAACAAGTGTTCCGATTGGTGTGCCTATTTCTAACTGCGATGTAGTTCTTGTTGGCGAAAATGACACATCCAATGAGGGAGAAATATATGTTGCCGGTGCATGTGTTTCTAGTGGATACTTTTCAGATTCTACTCATTCGTTTCTGGACTCTGTAAAATTGCCTCAGAACTCCATTTGTAGCGGTTCCATTGGCCATggaaatcaattttattttagaactGGTGATTTTGCTAGGCGGCTCCAGAGTGGTGACTTAGTTTTCTTGGGAAGAAAAGACCGCACTGTGAAGTTTAATGGGCATCGTATTGCTTTGGAGGAGATTGAAGATGTGTTAAGGGGACATCCTGAAGTAGTTGATGCTGCTGTGATTTTAAGTAAAGGTCAAGGGGAACTTGTGGTTCTTGAAGCATTTATAGTCTTAAGAGAGGAAATATCCAGTGAAACATTCAGATCTTCTATCAGAAGTTGGATGGTTGACAAACTTCCATTAGCAATGCTTCCTAACCATTTCACAATTACAGAGTCAATACCTGTGTCTTCTAGCGGAAAAGTTGATTATGAGTTGTTGGCAGGTTCAGGATTTCTCACTAAGCAAGTTCAAGATAAGATTGGTGACACGGGGAGCAGTGATCTGTTGCGCATTATTACGACG GCCTTTTGTGATGCTTTAAGGGTTGAAGAGGTCTCCAATGATGATGATTTCTTTATGATGGGTGGTAATTCTATTGCTGCAGCACATCTTTCTCACAATTTAGGGATTGATATGAGATTGATTTATTACTTTTCAAGTCCATCTAAGATTTATCTGGCTCTTCTAGAGAAAAAAGAACCGTGGCTTCTAGATGTCCAAAAGGATGATATTTGGGAAATGAAATTTGATGAGGGTAGGAGGAGcatttttcattccattaaatCTGAGACCGCAGATCCTTTTCTCTTTAAACCACGGGAGGGTTTATTGAGGACCTCTTCTGGAAAGAATGAGAATAATGCTGTAGTCTCTAAACGCATAAAGGTGGATTCAAATATACATGTTATTGCAGAAGATGGTAGTCCAAGGGATGGGTATTTATGGAGTTCTGCTTCAGAATTCACATCATGTTCTGTCAGCCGGTGCAACAAGGTCATGTATGAAGGGGGGAGGAATGATATATGTCAAGCAACCTGGTCTGCAAAAATTTCAAGAGATAGAAAAGGTTCTATGCAAGAATTTTGGAAAGTTCACATGGAGTCTTGTGTTGATGCATCACCAATGGTTGTATTTAAAGACCCGGAgatctatttatttattggatCTCACTCGCATAAATTTCTGTGTGTTAATGCCAAAAG TGGTTCTGTCCAGTGGGAGGTCAAATTAGAGGGGCGAATTGAATGTTCAGCTGCAGTTCTTGCCGATTTTTCTCAG GTTGTAGTTGGATGCTACAAaggcaaaatatattttcttgattttatgcATGGAAACATCTGCTGGATTTTCCAAACGTCTGGTGAG GTGAAGTCGCAGCCAGTCGTAGATGTACGCAGGCAATTGATTTG GTGTGGATCACATGATCATAACTTATATGCTCTTGACTACAAAAATCGTTGCTGTGTTTATAAGCTTTCATGTGGTGGGAGTATTTTTGGCTCGCCTGTAATTAATGAG GTGCATGACACACTTTATGTGGCTTCTACTAGTGGTCGTTTGACAGCTATATCAATTATG ATTTTACCATTTAATACTTTGTGGCTGAAAGAGTTAGAAGTGCCAGTGTTTGGGTCTCCCGCCATCAATTCTCTGAATGGAAATG TTATTTGTTGTTTGGTGGATGGACATGTTATCTCTTTGGACTCAAGTGGATCCATTGTCTGGAAG TATAGAACTGCTGGTCCAATATTTGCTGGACCCTGCATTTCTGCTGCTCTTCCTTCTCAG GTGCTTATATGTTCCAGAAATGGAAGTATTTATTCACTTGAACTG GAAAAGGGAGAACTACTGTGGGAATACAATATTGGAGATCCAATTACTGCATCTGCTTATGTTGATGAGCACTTACGGTTGATATCTGATTCTTCCCGTTCATCTGACAG GTTAATTTGTGTCTGTTCCAGTTCTGGAAGTGTATGTTTGCTTCGAGTTAACTTGGAGGTCAACAGAGAGACGAGTCAACTAGGAATAGATGTGCAGGAATTCGCTAGGTTGGACCTCCAGGGAGACATATTCTCTTCACCTGTAATGATTGGTGGCAGAATTTTTGTTGGTTGCAGGGATGATTATGTGCACTGCATTGTTGTTGAAATTCAAAGTCTATTGCAATCATAG
- the LOC115986436 gene encoding putative acyl-activating enzyme 19 isoform X2: protein MSDESQGLSKKRRKHSDCHCHCISHEFFRVASNHPNKVAVVHSQISTQLRTSGIVDNTDTDKPPLRVKSASPPFYDGDRLFTFSDLLTSVDSLTSRLRSILLGNGTHNEVAECAQMAKSFVPFVSSVERSIEYKDIYTPKVVGIYMPPSVEYIVAVLSILRCGEAFMPLDPSWPKERILSVVASSNADLIIGCTSSFGRSSRYWLDRSHWLIECSSCPVLCYSMEESLQEYICPTDFLWPCEIGKERLFCYLMYTSGSSGKPKGVCGTEKGLINRFIWMQELYPLHSEELLLFKTSISFVDHLQEFLGAVLTACTLVIPPYKDLKENVFSVIDFLQAYSISRLTAVPSLMRLILPALQSQRNRAIASSLKVLVLSGEVLPLSLWDMLSKFLPETTILNLYGSTEVSGDCTYFDCKRLPMILEMETLTSVPIGVPISNCDVVLVGENDTSNEGEIYVAGACVSSGYFSDSTHSFLDSVKLPQNSICSGSIGHGNQFYFRTGDFARRLQSGDLVFLGRKDRTVKFNGHRIALEEIEDVLRGHPEVVDAAVILSKGQGELVVLEAFIVLREEISSETFRSSIRSWMVDKLPLAMLPNHFTITESIPVSSSGKVDYELLAGSGFLTKQVQDKIGDTGSSDLLRIITTAFCDALRVEEVSNDDDFFMMGGNSIAAAHLSHNLGIDMRLIYYFSSPSKIYLALLEKKEPWLLDVQKDDIWEMKFDEGRRSIFHSIKSETADPFLFKPREGLLRTSSGKNENNAVVSKRIKVDSNIHVIAEDGSPRDGYLWSSASEFTSCSVSRCNKVMYEGGRNDICQATWSAKISRDRKGSMQEFWKVHMESCVDASPMVVFKDPEIYLFIGSHSHKFLCVNAKSGSVQWEVKLEGRIECSAAVLADFSQVVVGCYKGKIYFLDFMHGNICWIFQTSGEVKSQPVVDVRRQLIWCGSHDHNLYALDYKNRCCVYKLSCGGSIFGSPVINEILPFNTLWLKELEVPVFGSPAINSLNGNVICCLVDGHVISLDSSGSIVWKYRTAGPIFAGPCISAALPSQVLICSRNGSIYSLELEKGELLWEYNIGDPITASAYVDEHLRLISDSSRSSDRLICVCSSSGSVCLLRVNLEVNRETSQLGIDVQEFARLDLQGDIFSSPVMIGGRIFVGCRDDYVHCIVVEIQSLLQS, encoded by the exons ATGAGTGATGAAAGCCAAGGCCTTagcaaaaagagaagaaagcacAGTGATTGCCACTGCCACTGCATATCACACGAGTTCTTCAGAGTCGCATCCAATCACCCTAACAAAGTCGCCGTCGTCCATTCCCAAATCTCCACACAACTCCGCACCAGTGGCATCGTCGATAACACTGACACTGATAAGCCGCCGCTTCGTGTGAAATCGGCGTCGCCACCTTTTTACGACGGCGACCGCCTCTTTACTTTTTCTGATCTCCTAACCTCCGTTGATTCGCTCACCTCTCGCCTCCGCTCCATTCTCCTCG GTAATGGTACTCATAATGAGGTGGCTGAGTGTGCTCAAATGGCGAAATCTTTTGTGCCATTTGTGTCAAGTGTGGAGCGATCAATTGAGTATAAGGATATATATACTCCAAAAGTGGTGGGAATATACATGCCACCTTCAGTGGAATACATAGTTGCTGTTCTTTCTATATTGAGGTGTGGGGAGGCATTCATGCCGTTAGATCCATCATGGCCAAAGGAGAGGATCTTATCGGTTGTTGCTTCATCAAATGCTGATTTAATTATTGGGTGCACATCTTCATTTGGGAGGAGTAGCAGATACTGGCTTGATAGATCACATTGGCTAATAGAATGCAGCAGCTGTCCTGTCTTATGCTATTCCATGGAAGAAAGCCTTCAAGAGTATATATGTCCGACGGATTTTTTATGGCCTTGTgaaattggaaaagaaagattgttttgttatttgatGTACACTTCTGGATCATCTGGAAAGCCTAAAGGCGTTTGTGGCACTGAAAAAG GTCTTATAAATCGCTTTATATGGATGCAAGAATTGTATCCCCTGCACAGTGAGGAACTTTTATTGTTCAAGACATCGATTAGCTTTGTTGACCATCTGCAAGAATTTCTTGGGGCTGTACTAACTGCTTGTACATTGGTTATACCTCCTTACAAGGACCTAAAAGAGAATGTATTTTCTGTTATTGACTTTCTGCAG GCTTATTCTATTAGTAGGCTTACTGCTGTTCCATCATTGATGAGGTTAATCCTTCCTGCTTTGCAAAGTCAACGTAATAGGGCCATTGCTAGTTCATTGAAAGTTTTAGTGCTAAGTGGTGAAGTTCTGCCTTTATCCTTGTGGGATATGCTTTCCAAGTTTTTACCAGAGACCACCATTTTGAATTTATATGGGAGTACAGAG GTGTCTGGTGATTGTACATATTTTGACTGCAAGAGGTTGCCAATGATTTTGGAGATGGAGACGCTAACAAGTGTTCCGATTGGTGTGCCTATTTCTAACTGCGATGTAGTTCTTGTTGGCGAAAATGACACATCCAATGAGGGAGAAATATATGTTGCCGGTGCATGTGTTTCTAGTGGATACTTTTCAGATTCTACTCATTCGTTTCTGGACTCTGTAAAATTGCCTCAGAACTCCATTTGTAGCGGTTCCATTGGCCATggaaatcaattttattttagaactGGTGATTTTGCTAGGCGGCTCCAGAGTGGTGACTTAGTTTTCTTGGGAAGAAAAGACCGCACTGTGAAGTTTAATGGGCATCGTATTGCTTTGGAGGAGATTGAAGATGTGTTAAGGGGACATCCTGAAGTAGTTGATGCTGCTGTGATTTTAAGTAAAGGTCAAGGGGAACTTGTGGTTCTTGAAGCATTTATAGTCTTAAGAGAGGAAATATCCAGTGAAACATTCAGATCTTCTATCAGAAGTTGGATGGTTGACAAACTTCCATTAGCAATGCTTCCTAACCATTTCACAATTACAGAGTCAATACCTGTGTCTTCTAGCGGAAAAGTTGATTATGAGTTGTTGGCAGGTTCAGGATTTCTCACTAAGCAAGTTCAAGATAAGATTGGTGACACGGGGAGCAGTGATCTGTTGCGCATTATTACGACG GCCTTTTGTGATGCTTTAAGGGTTGAAGAGGTCTCCAATGATGATGATTTCTTTATGATGGGTGGTAATTCTATTGCTGCAGCACATCTTTCTCACAATTTAGGGATTGATATGAGATTGATTTATTACTTTTCAAGTCCATCTAAGATTTATCTGGCTCTTCTAGAGAAAAAAGAACCGTGGCTTCTAGATGTCCAAAAGGATGATATTTGGGAAATGAAATTTGATGAGGGTAGGAGGAGcatttttcattccattaaatCTGAGACCGCAGATCCTTTTCTCTTTAAACCACGGGAGGGTTTATTGAGGACCTCTTCTGGAAAGAATGAGAATAATGCTGTAGTCTCTAAACGCATAAAGGTGGATTCAAATATACATGTTATTGCAGAAGATGGTAGTCCAAGGGATGGGTATTTATGGAGTTCTGCTTCAGAATTCACATCATGTTCTGTCAGCCGGTGCAACAAGGTCATGTATGAAGGGGGGAGGAATGATATATGTCAAGCAACCTGGTCTGCAAAAATTTCAAGAGATAGAAAAGGTTCTATGCAAGAATTTTGGAAAGTTCACATGGAGTCTTGTGTTGATGCATCACCAATGGTTGTATTTAAAGACCCGGAgatctatttatttattggatCTCACTCGCATAAATTTCTGTGTGTTAATGCCAAAAG TGGTTCTGTCCAGTGGGAGGTCAAATTAGAGGGGCGAATTGAATGTTCAGCTGCAGTTCTTGCCGATTTTTCTCAG GTTGTAGTTGGATGCTACAAaggcaaaatatattttcttgattttatgcATGGAAACATCTGCTGGATTTTCCAAACGTCTGGTGAG GTGAAGTCGCAGCCAGTCGTAGATGTACGCAGGCAATTGATTTG GTGTGGATCACATGATCATAACTTATATGCTCTTGACTACAAAAATCGTTGCTGTGTTTATAAGCTTTCATGTGGTGGGAGTATTTTTGGCTCGCCTGTAATTAATGAG ATTTTACCATTTAATACTTTGTGGCTGAAAGAGTTAGAAGTGCCAGTGTTTGGGTCTCCCGCCATCAATTCTCTGAATGGAAATG TTATTTGTTGTTTGGTGGATGGACATGTTATCTCTTTGGACTCAAGTGGATCCATTGTCTGGAAG TATAGAACTGCTGGTCCAATATTTGCTGGACCCTGCATTTCTGCTGCTCTTCCTTCTCAG GTGCTTATATGTTCCAGAAATGGAAGTATTTATTCACTTGAACTG GAAAAGGGAGAACTACTGTGGGAATACAATATTGGAGATCCAATTACTGCATCTGCTTATGTTGATGAGCACTTACGGTTGATATCTGATTCTTCCCGTTCATCTGACAG GTTAATTTGTGTCTGTTCCAGTTCTGGAAGTGTATGTTTGCTTCGAGTTAACTTGGAGGTCAACAGAGAGACGAGTCAACTAGGAATAGATGTGCAGGAATTCGCTAGGTTGGACCTCCAGGGAGACATATTCTCTTCACCTGTAATGATTGGTGGCAGAATTTTTGTTGGTTGCAGGGATGATTATGTGCACTGCATTGTTGTTGAAATTCAAAGTCTATTGCAATCATAG
- the LOC115987679 gene encoding uncharacterized protein LOC115987679: MEDRKEDVRIYIISFLFFSCIVCGGVLLSIYLFLPQSQSSTWYPIAGLILVGVPWLFWFLAYLYRCIRPGHDRSEINEGGCSNGRPCPPAVSATSEEECPLDSPCGGGGERRVHFGAVVVLGKEADQGVGQRGHDIVVTETNGNSAVDEHERHHDNNGLVGFRESEMPLSLRVSS, encoded by the coding sequence ATGGAGGATAGGAAAGAAGATGTTAGAATATACATAATCtcgtttcttttcttctcctgCATAGTTTGTGGAGGTGTCTTGCTCTCCATCTACCTTTTTCTTCCACAATCACAATCCTCAACTTGGTATCCAATCGCAGGACTAATTCTTGTTGGGGTCCCATGGCTCTTCTGGTTCTTGGCATATTTATATCGATGCATCAGACCCGGCCATGATAGATCCGAAATCAACGAGGGCGGTTGCAGTAATGGCAGACCATGCCCACCTGCCGTCTCCGCCACGAGCGAGGAGGAGTGCCCTTTAGACTCTCCATGTGGCGGTGGTGGGGAACGCCGAGTGCATTTCGGGGCGGTTGTTGTGTTGGGAAAAGAGGCAGATCAGGGTGTTGGACAAAGAGGACATGACATTGTTGTGACAGAGACTAATGGTAACTCCGCAGTGGATGAACATGAACGTCATCATGATAACAACGGTTTGGTTGGATTTAGGGAGAGCGAAATGCCATTGTCTTTGAGAGTTTCATCTTGA